Proteins from a single region of Pseudomonas ekonensis:
- a CDS encoding NEL-type E3 ubiquitin ligase domain-containing protein, with the protein MPPPDTPLTPVTLTNEQVLATLLDATGDLDTAEVLQQRLPSWLLQAPHEELSALAQAVRELRASHEQVEAGLSRLQSLKAYCIFELTHALRLRWPVAFEVENDHLALMGAHPGKRTLLDAAMQNFTEAQADADGLPKGSEIQLKNQPQGVAGLTPSAFAGFCRDLDLGRRYQAHFTQVFGLQRRAGQMEVTSALGQDIVRLKKRLLAFDMHLALLKGDITREGYRMLQRLVEADGVADAKTLHYEGRPLRMQGLGLQGTCIWGVVVFSQRPVEEHPDEWCLVYMPGEPYRPLFEYPDFSTFELYLTLKLGLRSYQAPFSRYLDEDGKPGFFKTFARTRSLGKVEARPITRSLFDFLLYSHVGKLQIDAQVLAVPTADVDAEASRERWLGYLDTGMTIAGLAGFFLPVVGELMMGVAVGQLLAGTFEGVEDWSAGDRHDALAHMLDVAQNVALMAATASAAKGLGTVVSRTLARHPEFFGRFAAVLDRSGWPKLWKQSLQAYEQPEAAKGQAQVDFSGLYRVQDRTFLQIEDKHYAVALDPESQTWRIQHPSRKDAFRPEPLPSGTGGWLRPGEPVEQWRNPAYVLKRMTPVLSGIDDSRLDMIRKLTDTPLHELHRLFLDSAPMPQRLQDMAKRFKLDSKLRGFIADMEQGDVRSVRHVQEQLHALPLLKGWPHGRYIEVLDGQANVVATYPSSAVSDHDLCVHVTEDQLADGQLLQVITEGLYPQEVQTLTGVPASGGERAVHLAKTLGAEIKAERRPLFDWMYGQYDQGRSSEVGAARGRFPDLPARYAQRLTDLASSVERLHVRAVGRLPMNLAQKMRQARDAIRMDRALAGFHLPELANADTERLGIRLLPRLDGWQADWRLELREAFRHGPLLADIGDPGAAPAQAGMIVRSPGGYRVFNGEGQALGQVASGPESLYVAVLKGMPEPLRRATGFAEAQPEAAGRLRNRLLNAALDDRADAERALFTDQPLPVRKRMACVQHDGPVGSSNHSAALVRKVKRLYPSFSDAQASTLLLGLGPDPLGRARAVRQLQQALKELTESLEDWSEDQQALNAIGTPLREARQSRQLAAGMIEDAWRQLTRTSDGQCSLRLDGMRIGQLPHLPASVSFDHVKQLSLKNMELNDDSVYFLKAFRQVQSLDLDGNRLTRLPEAVSHMPALTRLSLSDNRVQLTEQTLAKLSGLRTLHALNLSGNALGATPDVGKMFDLRLLALRNTRATELPKGLSRLPNLDRVDLRDNDIRQLPDWLFQTPRRMSETVNLRHNPLEDPSRIRLLEYRDRVGVGMGFIEDDISRLNEQQARALWFTDRAGQSFERRNSVWTAFKDDPRADGLFRLLSEVGNTADSEYVHRDMARRVWRVLEAAEADATLCEQILDLAANPIHCTDSAALNFSHLEVAVEVHQITDRQADAETRAADLLKLGRRLFRLEQVDKLAQAHIDSHPRADPLEVGLAYRTGLADDLDLPGQPRHMRFEFLSGVTRKDLEAALIKVKHVELSTGFAAFLAQQPFWCDVMKQHHPRQFETAQAIYPPRLQALFEKADTLTTADYLEQVEAISFERQSAETNLMKRLTDDVIKRIELGVCALSDF; encoded by the coding sequence ATGCCGCCCCCGGACACCCCCCTGACACCTGTCACGCTCACGAACGAACAGGTGCTTGCGACCCTGCTGGACGCCACCGGCGATCTGGACACCGCCGAAGTGCTTCAGCAACGCCTCCCTTCGTGGTTGCTCCAGGCTCCCCATGAGGAACTTTCGGCATTGGCGCAGGCGGTCCGGGAACTGCGGGCCAGCCACGAGCAGGTGGAGGCGGGACTGAGCCGCCTGCAATCCTTGAAAGCCTATTGCATCTTCGAGTTGACCCACGCGTTGCGCCTGCGTTGGCCGGTGGCGTTCGAGGTCGAAAACGATCACCTGGCGCTCATGGGCGCCCACCCTGGCAAGCGCACCTTGCTCGACGCGGCCATGCAGAACTTCACCGAAGCGCAGGCAGACGCCGACGGTTTGCCCAAGGGCAGTGAGATCCAGCTCAAGAACCAACCGCAAGGGGTGGCCGGACTGACGCCGTCAGCCTTCGCCGGCTTTTGCCGCGACCTGGATCTGGGGCGGCGTTATCAAGCGCATTTCACGCAGGTGTTCGGCCTGCAGAGGCGGGCCGGGCAGATGGAGGTGACGAGCGCCCTGGGCCAGGACATCGTCCGCCTGAAAAAACGCTTGTTGGCGTTCGACATGCATCTGGCCTTACTGAAAGGGGACATCACCCGGGAGGGGTATCGGATGTTGCAGCGACTGGTCGAAGCCGATGGCGTCGCCGACGCGAAAACCCTGCATTACGAGGGGCGTCCCTTGCGCATGCAGGGGCTCGGGCTGCAAGGCACCTGCATCTGGGGAGTGGTGGTGTTTTCGCAGCGACCGGTTGAGGAGCATCCGGATGAATGGTGTCTTGTCTACATGCCCGGCGAACCCTACCGGCCGCTGTTCGAATACCCCGACTTCAGCACGTTCGAGCTCTACCTGACGCTGAAGCTGGGCCTGCGCAGTTATCAGGCGCCTTTTTCCCGCTACCTGGACGAGGACGGCAAGCCTGGTTTTTTCAAGACCTTTGCCCGCACACGGAGCCTGGGGAAGGTCGAGGCGCGGCCGATCACGCGGTCGTTGTTCGACTTCTTGCTGTACAGCCATGTCGGCAAGCTGCAGATCGATGCGCAGGTGCTTGCGGTGCCCACCGCCGATGTGGACGCCGAGGCATCGCGTGAGCGCTGGCTGGGGTATCTGGACACCGGCATGACCATCGCCGGTCTGGCAGGGTTTTTCTTGCCGGTGGTGGGCGAGCTGATGATGGGGGTGGCGGTCGGCCAACTGCTGGCGGGGACCTTCGAGGGCGTCGAGGACTGGAGTGCCGGCGACCGGCACGACGCCCTGGCGCATATGCTCGATGTGGCGCAGAACGTCGCTCTGATGGCGGCAACCGCAAGCGCCGCGAAAGGACTGGGCACCGTGGTCAGCCGCACGCTTGCACGGCACCCGGAATTCTTCGGGCGCTTCGCGGCGGTGCTCGACCGCTCGGGCTGGCCGAAGTTGTGGAAGCAATCGCTGCAGGCCTATGAGCAACCCGAGGCGGCCAAAGGGCAGGCGCAGGTGGACTTCTCAGGGTTGTACCGGGTGCAGGACCGCACGTTCCTGCAGATCGAGGACAAGCACTATGCCGTGGCGCTTGATCCGGAGTCGCAGACGTGGCGGATTCAGCACCCGTCGCGCAAGGACGCCTTCAGGCCTGAACCGCTGCCCAGCGGCACGGGGGGCTGGCTTCGTCCCGGCGAACCGGTGGAGCAATGGCGCAATCCGGCTTATGTGCTCAAGCGCATGACCCCCGTTCTGTCCGGCATCGACGATAGCCGGCTGGACATGATCCGGAAGCTGACCGATACACCGCTCCATGAGCTGCATCGTTTGTTCCTGGACAGCGCGCCGATGCCGCAGCGTCTGCAGGACATGGCCAAGCGCTTCAAACTGGACAGCAAACTGCGCGGTTTCATTGCCGACATGGAGCAGGGCGATGTGCGCAGCGTGCGCCATGTACAGGAGCAGTTGCATGCGTTGCCCCTGCTCAAAGGATGGCCTCACGGGCGCTACATCGAAGTGTTGGACGGACAGGCGAATGTCGTGGCGACCTACCCGTCCTCTGCCGTGAGCGACCATGACCTGTGCGTCCATGTGACCGAAGATCAGTTGGCGGATGGGCAATTGCTGCAAGTGATCACAGAAGGGCTCTACCCCCAGGAAGTGCAGACGTTGACCGGCGTGCCCGCGTCAGGCGGCGAGCGGGCCGTGCACCTGGCGAAAACGCTGGGCGCCGAGATCAAGGCCGAGCGGCGACCCCTCTTCGACTGGATGTACGGGCAATACGATCAGGGCCGTTCGAGCGAGGTGGGGGCGGCTCGGGGCCGGTTTCCCGACCTGCCCGCACGCTATGCCCAACGACTCACGGACCTGGCCTCCAGCGTCGAACGCCTGCATGTGCGTGCCGTCGGACGACTGCCGATGAACCTGGCCCAGAAGATGCGCCAGGCCCGTGATGCCATACGGATGGACAGGGCGCTGGCGGGTTTCCACCTGCCGGAGCTGGCCAATGCCGACACGGAGCGGCTGGGCATCCGCCTGTTGCCGCGCCTGGACGGCTGGCAGGCGGATTGGCGGCTGGAGTTGCGCGAAGCGTTCCGCCACGGGCCGTTGCTGGCGGACATCGGCGATCCGGGCGCCGCGCCTGCGCAAGCCGGAATGATCGTCAGGTCGCCGGGCGGGTATCGGGTGTTCAACGGGGAAGGGCAAGCCCTGGGGCAGGTTGCATCCGGGCCTGAAAGCCTTTATGTCGCGGTGCTCAAAGGCATGCCGGAGCCGTTGCGCCGCGCCACGGGGTTTGCCGAAGCTCAGCCGGAAGCGGCCGGACGCCTGCGCAACCGGTTGCTGAACGCTGCGCTCGACGACCGGGCCGATGCCGAGCGGGCACTGTTCACCGATCAGCCCTTGCCGGTGCGCAAGCGCATGGCGTGCGTGCAACACGACGGCCCTGTCGGCTCGTCGAACCATTCCGCTGCGCTGGTGCGCAAGGTCAAGCGGCTCTACCCGTCGTTTTCCGATGCGCAAGCCAGCACGCTTCTCCTCGGTCTGGGGCCGGATCCCCTGGGCCGGGCCCGAGCGGTCAGACAACTGCAGCAGGCGTTGAAAGAACTGACCGAGAGCCTTGAGGACTGGAGCGAGGATCAGCAGGCGCTCAACGCCATCGGCACACCATTGCGCGAGGCCCGTCAGAGTCGGCAATTGGCGGCGGGGATGATCGAGGACGCCTGGCGGCAACTGACGAGGACGTCAGACGGGCAATGCAGTCTCAGGCTCGACGGTATGCGCATCGGGCAACTGCCGCACCTGCCCGCGAGCGTTTCGTTCGACCATGTGAAGCAACTGTCATTGAAGAACATGGAGCTGAACGATGACTCGGTCTACTTCCTAAAGGCATTCCGGCAGGTGCAGTCGCTCGACCTGGACGGCAACCGACTGACCCGCTTGCCGGAAGCGGTCTCGCACATGCCGGCGCTCACGCGCCTGAGCCTTTCGGACAATCGGGTGCAATTGACGGAGCAGACGCTGGCGAAGCTGTCCGGATTGCGCACTCTGCATGCCTTGAACCTGAGCGGCAATGCCTTGGGGGCCACGCCGGATGTCGGCAAGATGTTCGACTTGCGTCTTTTGGCCCTGCGCAATACCCGCGCGACCGAGTTGCCCAAGGGCTTGTCCCGCTTGCCGAACCTGGATCGTGTCGACCTGCGTGACAATGACATCCGGCAGTTGCCGGACTGGCTGTTCCAGACGCCCAGGCGCATGAGCGAGACGGTCAACCTGCGGCACAACCCGCTGGAGGATCCGAGTCGCATCCGCTTGCTGGAGTATCGGGATCGGGTCGGAGTCGGCATGGGGTTCATTGAAGACGACATCTCCCGCCTCAACGAACAGCAGGCCAGGGCGTTATGGTTCACGGACCGGGCCGGGCAGTCGTTCGAACGGCGAAACAGCGTCTGGACGGCCTTCAAGGACGATCCGCGGGCCGACGGCTTGTTTCGCCTGTTGTCGGAGGTGGGCAACACGGCGGACTCGGAATACGTTCACCGGGACATGGCACGTCGGGTCTGGCGTGTGCTGGAGGCCGCCGAGGCGGATGCGACGCTGTGCGAGCAGATCCTCGACCTGGCGGCCAACCCGATCCACTGCACGGATTCGGCGGCGTTGAACTTCAGCCACCTTGAGGTGGCGGTGGAGGTGCATCAGATCACGGACCGTCAGGCCGATGCCGAAACGCGCGCGGCGGATCTGCTGAAGCTGGGGCGCAGGCTGTTTCGCCTGGAGCAGGTGGACAAGCTGGCCCAGGCCCACATCGACAGCCATCCGAGGGCCGATCCGCTGGAGGTCGGCCTGGCCTATCGCACGGGGTTGGCCGATGACCTGGACTTGCCCGGCCAACCCAGGCACATGCGCTTCGAGTTCTTGAGCGGCGTCACCCGGAAAGACCTGGAGGCGGCGCTGATCAAGGTCAAGCATGTCGAGCTGTCGACCGGGTTTGCGGCTTT